The following nucleotide sequence is from Harpia harpyja isolate bHarHar1 chromosome 7, bHarHar1 primary haplotype, whole genome shotgun sequence.
CCAAGAATCAGCATCGTGCCCCAACAACCTGCACTGCATCCCAATAATCGGTATGCACATCAAAAAACAGCATCGCACCCCAATAATCAGCATTGCACCCCATCAATCAGCACTGAGCCCCAAAAATCAGCATTCAGCCCCCATAGTCACCATTGCACCCCAACAATCACCATCACACCCCAACAGTCGCCATCGCACCCCAACAATCAGCATTGTACCGAAAAAAAATCACCGTCACGCCCCAAAAATCAGTATCGCACCCCAAAAGTCAGCCTCATCCCCCAGCGCCCACCTTCTCACGCTGGAGGCGGTCGAGCTCATCACGGTGCGCATCGCGGGCGCTCTGCAGGGCCACCGtcaccgccgccgcctcggccgcTGCCACCGCCTGCTGCCGCGCCTgcagctcccgctcccgctccagCCGTGCGGCACCCAGCTCCgctgcagggacccccccatCAGCGGGGACCCCCCCAGGAGGGCAGTGTGGGTGGGGCTTAAGTGACAAGAGCAGGGACATGGAGAGGGGAGGAGGACTGCGGTGGCGGAGGAGGGTTTGTCAATGACCCTGTCGCAGatggatggggacggggatgaaGATGGGAATGGGGATGGAGATGTGGAGACGGGGATGGGGATGTGGAaacggggatggggacggagaTGAAGACGAGGAAGGAGACGGTGATAGAGATGGGGGTGAGGATGGAGACGGTGATGGGGAGGTATAAGGATGGACAAATGGGGATAAGGATGGGTGGGGATGGCCGGGGTGATGGGGACAGCGCGGGGGCCGGGACCCCTCACCCTCCAGCGTCTCCTTGGCCTGGAGCAGGGTCCGGCCTTCGGCCTCCAGCTGCTGGTTGCGGGTGTCGAGCTGGGCCAGCCGCTGCTGCAGCTGGAAGACGCTGCTCTCCAGCCCCTCCTTCTCCGTCCTGCCGAAACGCCGCCGGCCGTGCTGCCGAAACCCGGGATCCGGGAGTGGGAAGACACCCTCACACCCCCCGCCGGCACCCACCTGAGCCCGTCCGCCTCCTGGGCCCGATCCTGGCCGTGGCGCTGGGCGGCGGCGAGCTGGACAGCCAGGCTGGCCCCCTCCTTGACCAGCCCCTCGCGGGCCCGGCTGAGCCGCAGCAGCTCGCCCCGCAGCCGCTCCTGCTCCCCCCGCGCCTGGGCCAGCGCTTCGCCTGCCGCGCTCTGCTCCTGCACCGCCTGCCGGGGCGCGGGGCGTCGGCGGCATCCCCACCGCCCAGTTACCCCACCCAGCCTCCCAGTTGCCCCGTGCATCCACCATGGTCCTCCCAGTTAGTCCACGCATCCTCCCAACTACCCTGCGCACCCTCCCCAACGCTCCCAGTTGCCCCACACAGCCTCCCAACTCTCCTGTCCACCCTCCCCATGCATCCTCCCAGTTAAGCTGTATGTCCAACCCATCCCTCCCAGTTACCCTGtgcaccctccctctctctcccaaTTGCCTTTTgcaccctccccacccctcccagttACCCTGTGCCCCCTCCCTATCCTTCTCAACTGCCCCTTGCATGCTCCCTATCCCTCCCAGTTACCCTGTGCatgctccccatccctcccagttGCCCTGTgcaccctccccatccctcccaacTGCCCCTTGCAtgctccccacccctcccagttACCCCCTGCACCCTCCCAGTTGCCCCAGgcaccctccccatccctcccagttgccccatgcccccccccacccctcccagttCAGCCCAtgccccctccccgttgccccccacACCTCACCCCCATCACCCACCTGCCCCAGGTGCTGGCGCAGGCGCAGGTGCTGGCCCCGCAGCACCCGCAgctctgcccgcagcccccggcaGCCCTCCTCGGCCGCCCTGCGCGCCCGTTCCAGTCCCTGCCGCTCGGCCGCCCCGGCCCTTCGCCCCCGTTCCAGCCGCCCCCGCAGCAGCGCCAGCTCCCGCCCCAGCTCCTGCATCCGGATCCGGCCGCTCTCCCGCTCCTCTTCCAACCGGGCCAGGGTCCGGCTCAGCTCCGTCTTCTCCCGTGCCAGCCCGGCCGCCAACTCGCTCGTCTTAGCCAGGGCGTCCCGTAGCCGAGCCTCCTCTGCCTGCGCCGCCCGCTGCGCCGCTGCCAGCTCCCCACAGCTCCCCTGCGCCTGCCGGGCGGCCCGCGTGTAACGAGGTTTGGCTGGACTCTGCGCAATGCCTGCGCTGCTGCAGCGCCCAGTGCACGGGGGCACTCGCTGCAGGGGTTGTGCCCATTGCATGGGCTGAACCTGTTAATTAGGGGTTGCACCCGCGGCATTGCAGGGCGTTAAGCCCGCTGCACGGGGTGCACCTGCTGCAGGGGTTGCACCCATTGCATGGGGTTGCACTTGCTGCATTGGGGGGTTAAAGCCCGCCTGCATGGGGCTGCACTTGTTGCATGGGCTGAGCCTGTTGCTTAGGGGTTGCACCCGCTGCATATGGGGGTTGCACCCGCTGCATACGGGGGTTGCACCCGCTGCATGGGAGACCTTGCACCTGCTGCAGAGGGGACTAAACCTGATGCATGGGGGGGTTGCACCCAGTGCTTGGGGTTCACCCCCTGTGCATGGGGCTTAGGGGTTGCACCCGCTTCTTGGGGTTGCACCTACTGCACAGGGgtgcctgctgcacaggggtGAGCCCGCTGCGTGGCAGTTGCACGCTGCAGGAGGGTGCACCCGCTgcaggggggtgcagggaggggtaATCGGGGACCCACCTTGCCCAGCGCCTCGGCCAGCGCCTCCTGCTCGCCCCGCGCCACCTCGGCCTCCAGCGTCGCCCGGCTCAGCGCCTCCcgcacctccagcagctcctgctgcgcCCCTGCCCGCTgcgcctccagctcctccacctgctgctggctgccggcACCCAcgggggggcacccatggggagggggggttgcAGCACCCGCTCGGGGGGGTGTTGCAGCACCCACTATTTTGCAGCACCCACTTGGGGGAGGGGTTGCAGCACCCACTGAAGTTTTGCACCCCACCCATTGGAGGGGTAGCAGCACCCAccttggggcgggggggcttCAGGGGACCCACTTGGAGGGGGGGGTTGCAACACCCACTGAGATTTTGCAGCACCCACTTGGTGGGGGGAAGTTGCAAGACCCAATTTGGGGGGCGGCAGGAGAGGTGGCAGCACCCACATGGCGGGGGGGCTTCAGGGGACCCACCTCGGGGGGGGCTTCAGGGGATTTTGCAGCACCCActtggggagggggatgctgcagTACCCACTATCTCACAGCACCCACTATTCTGCAGCACCCGCTATCACCCAGCACCCCGGGGGGGGTGGCAGCGCCCACCcatcctccccctctgccccccgccGTGCCCCCACCTGCGCTCCAGCTGCTGGCGGGCGGCCTCGGCGGCACGGGCGGCCTCGTCCCGGGCGTCCTCCAGCCCCTCGCCCCGGCGCTGCAGCTGCACCCGCTCCTGCTGCAGGGCACCCACCCGCTGCTGCTCTCCCGCCAGCGCCTCCTCCGCCCGCAGCCGCTCCCTGTCAGACAGACGGACGCGGGTGGGCAGGGGCGATGCTCGCAGGTGGGTGCGCCAGGACGGATGGCCAGAGATAAATGAGTagggatggatggacagatggacaggGCAGGATGcccagggacagacagacaggtgTGGTGAGGCAGGGAGGGATAGACAAACGGACAGGCAGGCAGGATACATGGGGATTAACGTGCAGGGATGGATGCATGGACAGACAAACGGACAGGCCAAAATGCCCAAGGATAGACACACAGAGGGAAGGGTGTGCAGGGACAGATGAAAGAACAGACAGGCCAGGGGGATGGATGGACAGATAGACAAGGCAGGACGCGTGGGAACAGATGGACATGCCGAAACACATAGGGAGAGATgtgaagggatggaggaagagaCGTGAAGGGATGGAGGGACAGACAAACAGACAGGCCAAGAAGCACAGGGGCAGATACACAGGGACAGACAGATGTACAGAGAAGGATGCAAAGGGATGGATAGACAGACAGGCCAGAATGCACAGGGGCAGATGGACATATAAAGGGGCACAGAGAAAGATAAAAAGggatggacagacggacagacTGGCCAGGATGCAGGGGGATAGATGCAGAGGGACACACACAGATGGAAAGACAGGTGGGTCAGGATGCAGAggaacagacagacagacacacaagGATGCAGAGGGACAGACGGGCGCGCAAGGATGCAAAGGGACAGACGGGCGCAAGCGTGCAAGCGCAGGGACGGCCAGCACTcaggacagacggacagacggCTGGCGGGTACCTGCGCAGGACCTCGGCCTCGGCACGCAGGCGGGCCACCTCGTGCAGGGCCTCATCCTGcgcccgccggcagcccccggcctcggtgctgagctgctccagcCGCTGCTCCAGAGTCCCCAACCGCTTCTCGCTGTCCCCCAGCTCCCGCCGCAGGCTCCCGGCCTCCTCCCGGCTGGCCTCCGCCTGCTCCCGGGCACCCTGTGGGTTGGGAGGAAAGAGGGGGTCagccatcatcatcatcatcatcctgcagcccccccccaagcACTTACCTGCAGCTGGAGGCGGCGGCGGTGCAGGGCGGCGTGcacggcagcggcggcggcattGGGCGAGAGGCTGCGGCGAGGGGACGCGGGGGGACACGGCGGGGACTCTGGGGATGGCGGGGGCTGCTCGGGGTCGTCTGCTAGCACCGCCTgtgaggggagggggagaggccCCCCGTGTCACCGAGGGGGAAAcggaggcagggaggggaccctCCTGGCTGCGGGGTAGGGGGAAGGCCGGAGAGTCCCCAGCACCTGGGTGACATCCTGCAGCGTCCGACGGAGCAGCTCCACCTCCGAGCGCAAAGCCTCCACCTCTGCCGGCGACGGCTCCTGGGCACGCGAGGCCTCCTGCAAAGCCCATCGGCGTGGCGTCGGGCACGGCCGGCGGGCATTGTGCCTGGGTCAGCATTGCACCCTGGCACGCATCACACCCCAGCATGCATCGCACACTGCACCCCGGCAGGCATCGCATCTCAGCATGCATCATACATCGCATCCCAGCGTGCGTCACACCCCAGTGTGCATCGTGGCTCGCCGTGCATCATGTATCACACCCCGGGGTGCACTGCGTACCATGCAGCGTCGAAGTCTGGCATGCATCGTGCCCTGGTGTGCATCGTATCCTGGTGTGCACTGCACCGCAGTACACATCATCCGTCACACCCTGGTgtgcagcccagctcagcaggcATTGTGCGTTGCATCCAAGCACGCACTGCGCTCTGGCATGCATCGTGCATCATGCCCCAGTGCGCATCGTGGCTCAGCATGCACCGTGCATTGTGTTCCTGCGTGCACCGCACCTTGGTGTGCACCATGCACTACACCGTGGTGTGCACTGTGGCTTGGCATGCATCGTGCCCCGGTGTGCATCATGCATTGCAGCTTGGCATGCATCGTGCCCTGGTGTGCACTGTGCATTGCAGCTTCGCATGCATCGTGTATTGCAGCTTAGCATGCATTGTATGCATCATTGCATCACACCCCAGCACGCACCCTGCCCCATCATGCACCCTTGCACCCCCAAATTCAGCACACATCCCACCCCGAAACTCATCGTGCCCCGCGCTCACCAGGTTTTGCAGCTGCAGGGTCAGTGCCTCCACCGCCCGTTCCTTCTCCCCATCCTCAGTCCGCAGACGCTCCAGGGCCGCCGCCAGCTCCGCCAGCCTGCGGCGAGACACCGGGCAGCAACGGGGTCCCCCGCACCCATCCAACTCCCGCAAAACCCCTCCTATCCTTGTACCTGGCTCCGAGGGCGGCTTTCTCCAAGTCGGCGTCCCGCGCCCGTGCCgccagctgctcctccagctgcgcCAGCTGCATTGCCTGCTTCTCCCGCGTGGCACCCGCCTGGCTCTCGGCCAGCCGCAGGTTGGCAGCCAGGTGAAGGCAGGCGGCGTGGGCAGCCCTGCCCGTCCGCGACGCCTCGTGGCTCAGCTCCGAGAGATCCCTGTGGTGGGAGATGCAGGATTGAACCCAGCCATTCCCAGGGAGCTGGTGGTTCTCGGGGACCTCCGGGGATCCCCCCTGACCTTTCAGTGGCGGCTTTCACCTCCCCAAAGTGACGTCTGAAGGCCACCACCTGCCTCCAGAGGGTCAGGAGCCGGCTGTGCTCGTTGCTGAAGTAGGTGTTGAAGGACTGCCCGCGGGACGGGGCAGCGTCGGTCCCGGCCGGGTGCCCGCCAGGTGCTGGGGTCCCTCCCCGTGCGGCCACCTTTGCCTTGCAGCCCCCCAGGCAGCATCCCcatctccccaccccccccagccctttctCTTTGGTCCCCAAATCTCCATGCGATACCCCCCATGTCTGCACACATCACCCCCAGGGTCCTCCGCAgccagcagccccccccaccccaattccCTTCCACCCTGCACAGAGGGGGATGGCAGACACATCCCCCTGCCTCGCATCGCCCTCCCAGCACATGCTGAACCCCAAATTCTTCTCCATGCAACACCTCCCATGGCCCCACACTTCTCCCCGGTGGTCCTGCATCCTTTTCCATGCCACATTCCCGCATCCCTCTGCCCCACATCACCCTCCTGTCACATGCTGCATCCACTGCCCCCCTAAATTCTTCTCCATACAACATCCACCACGGCCCCGCATCCTTCCCAATGGTCCTGCATCCCTCCCCGCATCCCTTCATCCCTCTGCCTCACATCCTTCTCCCCGCCGCATCTccagccccccaccacccccatcaTCGGGGCCCCCCCAAACCTCCTCTTCGCGCCTCCACTCCACCTCCCGCTGCTCCAGCTCATCCCGCGCCCGCGCCCAGTCAGCCGTCAGCTTGCGGATGTCCTCGCTCAGCGCCGCGTTGGCCACATTGGCTTGTTCCAGCTGCTCCCGCAGCATTGAGTTCAcctgcaccaggctgctgctcctgggaTTGGGGGGGTGGTGGGTCACACACAGCCAGAGCAtcaccccggggaggggggggtcccgcagctccccagggacccccgctcacctctgctgctcctcttccagcCGGATCAGGGCGTTCTCCAACTCattgctgctctcctcctccGGCTGCGAGCTGCCCGCATCCAGTTGGATCTGCAAGGTCATCAGCTTGCTCGTCATCACCCCAATTTGGGGGGATTCAGGGCAgggaaccccccccaaaaaaccctccctcACCGTCAGCCTCTCCTGCTCCAACTCCGTCGctttctccagcagctgctgctccactTCGCCACATTTCTTCTTATACTGCAACACCTGGGCGGAGGGGACGGGGTGGGTGATACTGAGGGGGGTCTCCCCAGaaatgtccccgtgtcccccaggAAGGATTTACCTTGGCTTGGAGCTTCTGCACCAGCTGAGCTTGCCGCTGCTGGCCCTCCTGGTATGCCTGCAGCTTGCGCTTGTAGGCAGCTTGTTCCTCCTCCAACAGCCGCCGCAGCTCGATGTTGTGCTGCGCCAAGCTCCGGCTCTCCGCCGCTTCCCGCTCGCCCGTCTCCAGCCGTAGGGTTTGCTCCAGCTgggatgggaggggagggggatgTGGGAGATCCTGGGACACCCCCCCAAATGCACCCATCGGGATGCTAaccggcccccccgccccagcacccACCGATTTCACTCGCAACACCCCAACCTGGACAAAGCCATCGCTTCGGGGTGGTCCTACAGCAAATCCCCACACGCCCAAAGCTaagacccccccccaaattctacCCCCTGCTTTGCACATACAGGGAGGAAATGAATAGGAAAATTTAGTGGTGCTTTTAAAGATATCCCAACTTTGAATCTGGGGGTTCAGCAAAGCCCCGACCTGGCTTGCATGGGATTAGCTGATGGGTAAAGGATCCTCGGGCACAGTGGTGGCGATTCCCCTTGGGGCACTTTCCcgatgtttgcttttttttttttgtaaatagcCAGCCACAAATAGTGAGGCTGCCCCCCAAAGTCCCAGCAGCTCCTCAATTCGGGTCCCCCCAGGAGCCACATTCAGCATCTGGCTGCTGCCCAAAGCCCTTTTTAATTCCCTTGTTGCCACAGCAAAGGGATGCAAAGGCGAGGGATGCtgacggggggggggcggtccccacttcctgaaaagcagcagaattaatAAAATAGGGATGGGGGCATGGGGGATGCTTTGTGCGTCCTGCAGGACAAGCCCTGGCAAGCCGGGATGGGTCCAGACAAGCCGGGTGTGCTGCAGCAAAATTCCCATCACCGGGATGTTGCAAGATGCTGCAGCATCTCCCGCTCCGAGCAGAGGGGAATGCAAAGGTTACAGCTTGCATCGCCTTGATTTTGGGGTTAAAATGGGTGGGTTTGGGTTAACCCACTTGGCAACTTACCCGCTCGCTGATGGCATTGTACTTGATGGCCAACTCATCGCGCTCGGCCCGGCTCTGAGCCAACAAGTCCTCGACGCGCgacagctcctgctgcaggatgCGGTTCTCCTCCTGGAGGGACAGCAGCGAGGACATGGCCCCCGCAACGGCTGCtgcgggacggggacggggctcAGGGTGGTTCCGGAAAGCAGTGGGATAGGGATCTGGCCCCAGGATGGGGATCCGGCCCCGGGATGGAGCCAAGATGCCCTTTGCTAGCAAGAGCTGCTTTGTTCCTTTGGCGGGGAAGGGGGCTGGGCTGAGCCGTCCCCACGCACTCGGCCGAGGCCAcgaaaagcattttttccccccccagctgCAAATGCTGCACCCCCTGCAACTCAGACGTGTTGAGCGATGCAGTTTGCAATGGCAAAACTGCTGCAGATTTGAAGTTGCAATCACACGACCGCTGGAAATTTACAGTTGCAATCACAAAAACACTGCAAAGTTGTAGTTGCAATTATAAGAGTGCCACAGATTTGCATTTGCGATCACAAAACCGCTGCAGATTTGCATTTGCAATTGCAAGAACATAGATTTGCAGTTGCGATTGCAAGACCACTGCAAATTTGCAGTCGCCATCGCAAGAACATAGACTTGCAGCTGCAATCACAAGAGCGCTGCAGATTTATAGTTGCAATTGCAAAACCACTGCAAATTTGCAGGTGAATTGCAAGACCGCTACAGAATTTTTTGCAATTGCAAAACTGCTACAGATTTATAGCTGCTATCACAAAATCGCTGCACATTTATAGTTGCAATCACAAAGCCTCTGCAGATGTGTGTTTGTGACCACAAGACTGCTGCAGATTTACAGCTGCAATCACAAAACAGCTGCAGATTTACTGTTGCAACTGCAAGACTGCTGCAAATTTGTGTTTGCGATTGCAAATCCACTAGATTTGTGTTTGCGATCGCAAAACTGCCACAAATCTGCAGTTATGATcacaaaactgctgaaaatttgTGTTTGTGATCGCAAAACCACTGCAGATTCCTGTTTGTGATCACAGGAGTGCTGCAGATTTATACTTATCACAAAACTGCTGCAAATTGATGTTTGCAATCGCGAAACTCCTGCAGATTTGTGATCACAAAACCAGTGCAAATTTACAGTTGCAATCACAAAACCAGTGCAAATTTGCAAGTTGCAATCACAAGAGTGCCATTTGCACTTGCAAAACCCGCTACAAAAGTGCCATTCCCAATCACAAACCCGCCACccccctctgccctggctccGTGGCTGCTCCCGCGAGAGCAGCCACCAGTTCtcgctggggtgggggggacacccacCTCAACCACAGCCTCTGCCGTGGGCTCCGGTTCACTCATGGGCTCCCCAGGGGGGTCCACCGAGCCCTTCGCACGCCCTTGCTGCGGCTTCCTTGCCCCGAAGCCCTTTCCTGGGATATTTGGGGCTCCCTTTCGGCTCGTCGCCTGCAAGCGGAAAGCGGATGCGTGGTTGGGATTAGCCCGAAATCCTCGCCTTCCCCTCCCTGCGTGACGGCGGGACCGGGGACCCTCCTCTTCCTGGCCACCTCGGGGGTACCAACGTCTCCGGTGAGGCCGCGAGCAACAACATTTTAGCATCCACCACCAAAAATATCACCGAATATTCCCCCAGCCGAGCAGGGCTTTGtaaataaaaacaaccaaccagGCTCTTGGCGAGAGGGGAAtgagcaaaataaaggaaaacctaaaaaaaaccaccagtgcCTGGCGCTTCCCCGTGCCCAAAATTGGTGGAAATGTCCTTACTTTGCTGCGCTGTCCCTCCCCTGGGCAGGATGGTGCTGGCTCCCACCGGGGAAAGGAGCTCCTTGGAGAGAGTAAGCCAGCCCTTTCGTTAAATCCTGGCCCTCGTTAAGCTCATTAAAGCCCAGGGGTTTGCTCTGGCAGGAAAAGCCTTGGGGTGGAGCTTGCCAGGGTTGCTACGGGGCAAAGCAGCATTAAACCCCCTCCGGGGAATGCATCCTCCCTGCACCGGAGCCTCCGCAGCCAACCCAGGGCAGCAGATTTTACCCCCTGGGGTAATTAAAGGACTTTttgcccccaccccagcagggaAAGCCACCGGTAAATCCCCAACCCACGCTCAAAATCCCCCCGTGCCAGGGGCTGGAGGCATCTTGTCCCTGAAATAAAAGGAGGATCCGACACCGAGCCACCCTCCGGAGAGGGTCGGCGTCTACCTGCCACTCTCTTCCCAACCCCGCAGCCCAGGGAattgccccttctcctccccgaGAGCCGGAGATAAACAGCGAGTGGGAGACTGAGGCGGGGCGAGCAGATGGGATTGAGGATTTAGGGCGTCTCGGGTCCCTCCGGTCAGCAGGAGCTGCCTTAAGGCTCCCCCCTCACTTTGGGGATGCAAGAAaccttatttttcccctcatttctttCCTTACCTTCCCCTCCCGGAGTCCTTCACAACCATAAAACCACTGCTAAGCAACAAGCGTCTGTTGTGCTTCGCTGTCTGACACCGTCTCCTCGACACCAGCAAGGAGGGGGAACCACAAAAGCTCATCACAGCCGCTCTGAGcccaaatggggggggggggggtaaaaaaatTCATATTTGGCATCAAAACCATTTTATTAATTGCTTTGAAGCATTACATCTCTCACCTGGGTTTGCGTGCTCGCTGCCAGGCACAGTTAAGCTCTGAAACCAAAATGCTTGTCATCcagttaaaaatggaaataataaacatccaaggcactgaaaaaaaataagcaggaCTTTGTACACCGAAAAGCCTTAATATAAATaggtaagaaaatatttatttgtttaaagagGAATCTCAACCCCAGCTCTGTCAAAGAGACTGACTCCATTCTGTCCTTCATTGCATATATCGCTTAATAAAATGTCCACAGAAAGAAGTGAAAATCTGTCTTCAAAATAGAGATGAAAAAATCTTCCTGGAGCAAGAAATTAGGAATTTCAGCATCGAAACGCAGCGGTCTGGCTCCCCACCTCCCGCATCAGAGTTAAGCGCTCAGAAAAAAACTGGGGTGACGCTCAGCATCTTGCTAGGGTGGGCGTTTGTCTGGATTTTGCAGGCGAGAAGTCTCCAGGAGGATGCTCTCCACCGAGGGAAGGATTTATCCAGCCCAAATATGCGAGGAGAAAGCGGAGAGGTCTCTGAGGAGGCTCTATCGCATAAACCTTTAGCGAAAATTACCTTAATTGGGGCAGCGCTGCGAGTGAGAGGAGTCCTGCTCTGAGCACCCACTCACCCTCTCGTTACTAAGGAGAGGTGACGAAGCTGACAACTTTTTCTGCAAAAGGAGAAGCCTCAGAGGTTTGCTGCAATCCAGGTAGAAAATAAAAGGCCCCCAACGCAGAGGGCGCTGGCGTGGAGCGTTTTAAGGCACATGTTCATTTGCTCTCTGGCACTTATTTCAGCATTTTGATGCCGGGGGGGACTTAAGGGCAGGAGCAGAGTGTCCCAAAGCCCCTGCTTTGGTCCTGAAGGAATCGCAATGATCCCAGCACCCATGTGGGGAAGAGCGGACGAGGGGCCCGGGTCAGAACTGAACCCAGCCTGCGTTTGCCTGAGTCTGGGTAGAAGCTGacctgaagagagagaaaaaggggaaaaaaagaggttttagaCATTGAAAGGGGCTGTGGCACGTGGGGAGGGAGCCAGGCAGCCACAAACAGGTCCTCCAGGGTCACCCCAAAACTCTCCCCGCTGCACAGAGCAGACTAGAGCAGTGGGAGAAGACAGGGCGTGCCGACAgtgctgggaggaagaggaaggcagcgCCCACAGACCCGCACTGAATTCAGGGAATTTGTGACACACGCCATCAGAGTCACTTTTAAATCCCAAAGGGTTGTTTGGATGAAGTGGTGCCCCCGCCTCAGCAGGAGTTTTCAGGAAAACCAGCGGGATTTGGTCCGGATGGGGGGTGGTTCTAACATTGTGGGGATCACCCATGCCACACACAAACCCCACAAAGCCTCACCCGGAAGCTTTGGCAAAGTCTCCCCAGACATCGGTGGCGGCggcagagggagcagcagcaggctgcGGCCAGGACAAGAGGGAGTCTGTCGGCGGCCAGGAAagtcagaaagagagaaaacaaacaccagGAGTTATCTCCCACTCTTACCCCAGGATTTCCCCCTTTGTTTTCCCAACTTTGATGGATAAAATGGAGTCTAAAGAGCATTACAGTTGTCGCTGCGTGACCACGGACCTGTGATGGGGGTGCCCGGGAGCTGGGCGGGCGTGGAGAGCGAAGACGGCCGCTCTCCAGAAGGACAAACCGAAGATTTTCCTCCGGGAGGTGGTGGGAGCAAGCTCAGGCCCCCAAGACCCACGGGACGCGGTCTGGTGTTCCCTGTTggtccttcttttttcttcatattctgaaagaagagagggaaactTGGATGGTATGTTTAAACCCAGAGCCAGAGTATGAAGGCAAGCTGCtttattctggggaaaaaacctgctgtgcTGAGATGTCCGACGGCTGAAGGAGCAAGAGGGGTCAAACCAAGgatgttttttcccccacaaatcCCCACCATGAAGCCAGAGACCCAGTTCTGTAACGGGGAACTGTCACACAACCCCTCTGCAAATCACTACACGCAGCGTTATCATGAAGGGCCCTGCTCCGGGCTCCCCCCTGCACAGGGATTTttggggagaagctgctgcttcctcttaTGCCACCCAAGAGAAAGGTCGGGAGCGGATTTAGCTGGAAAAGACCCTCACCGCAATGTTGAGTTTGATGGTTTGCCCCTCCTTGAAGCCCAGATCCAGTTTTGGTCCCTGATCAGGGTTCTCAGCCTGTCTGGCCAGCTCGCTCTGCTGCCTCACCCATCTGCAAGAATTAAATAAGCAGAAAAGGACATGTCAACAACCAGCCTGAGACTCTCCTGGACAAATCCTGCCTGAGATCATCCCCTCTCCCTGACAGAGGCACTGGATGTGATCTGAGACCTTGCCTGCTGAAGCAATGTGCTACAGGCAGTGCCAGGAGAACAATTCCTACCAGTGACCGTCAGTGCTCGAGCCACATGGATACTCCCGCCAGCAGCACATTCCATCCTGCCCCAAAGCCCCACTATCTGCTTGCAGCTGGAGCAGCGTCCCAGTCCCTGAGGAGCAGCCCCTTAGCAGTGGCATgtgaagagaaggaaagcaaTT
It contains:
- the NECAP2 gene encoding adaptin ear-binding coat-associated protein 2, which encodes MAAMAAEEEEYEAVLCVKPAVHVYRVPPRASNRGYRAAEWQLDQPAWSGRLRITAKGKIAFIKLEDKTSGELFAQAPVEQFPGIAVESVTDSSRYFVIRIEDGNGRRAFIGVGFVDRGDAFDFNVALQDHFKWVRQQSELARQAENPDQGPKLDLGFKEGQTIKLNIANMKKKEGPTGNTRPRPVGLGGLSLLPPPPGGKSSVCPSGERPSSLSTPAQLPGTPITDSLLSWPQPAAAPSAAATDVWGDFAKASGSASTQTQANAGWVQF